In a single window of the Micromonospora sp. WMMD1155 genome:
- a CDS encoding phosphotransferase, with protein sequence MDEVEVVVAHRQRATLRVGDVFLKVDGNPAHADVEIRAMAMAPIPTPAILWHEPPVLAIAAAPGRALGLLGEPSPASPAAWAAVGAAVRRLHDAPLPPWPGRRLDDVAAELDSECAWLLANAVLPAEVIRRNREIAEVALRPWNPVFVHGDLQITHVFVDGDEVTGVIDWSEAAPGDGMFDLATLTLGHEERLDDLLAGYGAGADREVIRAWWSLRSLVASRWLIGHGFDPDAPGCEFDVLRSRMRDR encoded by the coding sequence ATGGACGAGGTCGAAGTCGTCGTCGCCCACCGGCAGCGGGCGACGCTCCGCGTCGGCGACGTGTTCCTCAAGGTCGATGGGAACCCGGCGCACGCCGACGTCGAGATACGGGCGATGGCCATGGCACCGATTCCGACCCCGGCGATCCTCTGGCACGAGCCGCCCGTGCTCGCCATCGCCGCCGCGCCCGGCCGGGCGCTCGGCCTCCTCGGCGAACCGTCGCCCGCGTCGCCCGCGGCGTGGGCTGCGGTGGGTGCCGCCGTACGGAGGCTGCACGACGCGCCGCTGCCGCCCTGGCCGGGACGCCGGCTCGACGACGTGGCAGCCGAGCTCGACAGCGAGTGCGCGTGGCTGCTCGCCAACGCCGTGCTGCCCGCCGAGGTGATCCGTCGCAACCGCGAGATCGCCGAGGTCGCGCTGCGGCCGTGGAACCCGGTTTTCGTCCACGGCGATCTGCAGATCACCCACGTGTTCGTCGACGGCGACGAGGTCACCGGCGTCATCGACTGGTCCGAGGCGGCCCCCGGTGATGGCATGTTCGACCTCGCCACCCTGACGCTCGGACACGAGGAACGCCTGGACGACCTGCTTGCCGGCTACGGCGCCGGCGCGGACCGGGAGGTGATCCGCGCCTGGTGGTCACTGCGCAGCCTGGTGGCGTCGCGCTGGCTGATCGGGCACGGCTTCGATCCGGATGCGCCGGGGTGCGAATTCGACGTGCTGAGATCCCGGATGCGGGATCGGTAG
- a CDS encoding IclR family transcriptional regulator, whose amino-acid sequence MAQSIRRAIDLIRRSAEHPLSLTEAADVLGVHKSTALRILQTLEAARFVRRTGAGTYVLGSGVIELSELALGSMDLRQFAAAHLRALQRETSHTVHLAQLTGDEIIYIDKVDSPAFDAVKLPSRVGRAVSIYASAVGKTILAYLPSGERDRLLSHVVFEKFTDTTFADHGSLEAELARIREQGWATDNGEHDAYVRCVAAPIRDSRGQVIAAASMTAIEVIASLDRLKQALPLLLETANQISSELGYTQSADAGDGERLLGSPH is encoded by the coding sequence TTGGCGCAATCGATTCGCCGCGCGATCGACCTCATCCGTCGATCTGCGGAGCACCCGCTGTCCCTCACCGAGGCGGCGGACGTGCTCGGCGTCCACAAGTCCACGGCCCTGCGGATCCTGCAGACACTGGAGGCCGCCCGCTTCGTACGCCGCACCGGCGCGGGCACCTACGTGCTCGGTAGCGGAGTCATCGAACTGTCCGAACTCGCGCTCGGCTCGATGGACCTACGCCAGTTCGCCGCCGCACACCTGCGGGCGCTGCAACGCGAGACCAGCCACACCGTGCACCTGGCACAGCTGACCGGCGACGAGATCATCTATATCGACAAGGTGGACAGCCCGGCGTTCGACGCCGTCAAACTGCCGTCCCGCGTGGGGCGCGCGGTCTCGATCTACGCCAGCGCCGTCGGTAAGACGATCCTGGCCTACCTGCCGTCGGGGGAGCGCGACCGTCTCCTCTCCCACGTCGTGTTCGAGAAGTTCACCGACACCACCTTCGCCGACCACGGATCGCTCGAAGCCGAACTGGCCCGCATCCGCGAGCAGGGTTGGGCCACCGACAACGGCGAACACGACGCCTACGTCAGATGCGTCGCCGCACCCATCAGGGACTCACGAGGACAGGTCATCGCCGCCGCCTCGATGACCGCCATCGAGGTCATCGCGAGCCTCGACAGGTTGAAGCAGGCCCTTCCCCTCCTACTGGAGACCGCGAACCAGATCTCGTCCGAGCTGGGATACACACAGTCAGCCGACGCGGGTGACGGCGAGCGACTACTCGGCTCACCCCACTGA
- a CDS encoding sugar ABC transporter substrate-binding protein gives MGNQRARFVAGATCALGLVAALLTGCGSDGGSSDGVTKLTFAASTFGDPGRGPQLTKWLDEFNSSQDKVQVSAAAVPYPTFGQTVLTQMGSGKGPDLVRFDMPEFEAASDAGLVAPLDKLVDAGKYDLLKQPDQFMVHDGVRHGFIFEASNYAMFYNADLIPTPPSTYEQFASTAKSLTKGDVYGLAFRQTEAEEAGVWQDIFNYVYGFGGAWSDGKNLTINSPENLKGLQAYKDLYDANVIPRGADAATFRRMFAEGKVGMELNNGGYVTATRGQNAKLNFTVAPIPFPVRKQGAILAPIVINEASESQDEAATFIKWALEPQNQIKLQEILGASSVATTTQRSAESLKATPFLPVFDGLTETSLPQIVLGFEAKTPDIRKVVVQNVIAALQGKADLKSALDRAQQQATELVR, from the coding sequence ATGGGTAATCAACGCGCTCGATTCGTTGCCGGTGCGACATGTGCCCTCGGCCTGGTTGCCGCCCTCTTGACCGGCTGCGGCTCCGACGGTGGCTCAAGTGACGGCGTCACCAAACTGACCTTCGCCGCGTCGACCTTCGGCGACCCGGGCCGCGGGCCGCAGTTGACGAAGTGGCTCGACGAGTTCAACAGCAGCCAGGACAAGGTCCAGGTGTCGGCCGCCGCCGTGCCGTACCCGACCTTCGGCCAGACGGTGCTGACCCAGATGGGCAGTGGCAAGGGGCCGGACCTGGTCCGCTTCGACATGCCCGAGTTCGAGGCCGCCTCGGACGCCGGTCTCGTCGCGCCGCTCGACAAGCTCGTCGACGCCGGCAAGTACGACCTGCTCAAGCAGCCGGACCAGTTCATGGTCCACGACGGCGTGCGGCACGGCTTCATCTTCGAGGCGTCGAACTACGCGATGTTCTACAACGCGGACCTGATCCCGACGCCGCCGTCCACCTACGAGCAGTTCGCCTCCACGGCGAAGTCGCTCACCAAGGGTGACGTCTACGGCCTGGCGTTCCGGCAGACGGAGGCCGAAGAGGCCGGCGTGTGGCAGGACATCTTCAACTACGTCTACGGCTTCGGCGGCGCGTGGTCCGACGGCAAGAACCTGACCATCAACTCGCCGGAGAACCTCAAGGGCCTGCAGGCGTACAAGGACCTCTACGACGCCAACGTCATCCCGCGTGGTGCCGACGCCGCGACCTTCCGGCGGATGTTCGCCGAGGGCAAGGTCGGGATGGAACTCAACAACGGTGGCTACGTGACCGCCACCCGCGGCCAGAACGCGAAGCTGAACTTCACCGTCGCGCCCATCCCGTTCCCGGTCCGCAAGCAGGGCGCGATCCTGGCACCGATCGTGATCAACGAGGCGAGCGAGAGCCAGGACGAGGCGGCCACCTTCATCAAGTGGGCGTTGGAGCCGCAGAACCAAATCAAGCTGCAGGAGATCCTGGGCGCGAGCAGCGTCGCCACCACCACGCAGCGCAGCGCCGAGTCGCTCAAGGCGACCCCGTTCCTCCCCGTGTTCGACGGGCTCACCGAGACCAGCCTGCCGCAGATCGTCCTGGGTTTCGAAGCCAAGACGCCGGACATCCGCAAGGTGGTCGTGCAGAACGTGATCGCGGCGTTGCAGGGCAAGGCCGACCTGAAGTCGGCGCTGGACCGCGCCCAGCAGCAGGCGACCGAGCTGGTCCGCTGA
- a CDS encoding sugar ABC transporter permease: protein MTVLEQTGAPKTSRRPGARRGPSPLGSKWTPYLFLAPAALFIFVFQAVPLVQEVYLSFTRTRLLNPTRSEWVGLENFNRIFGDPDFHRTLLITFVYVIACVVGAIGAGLGVALLLNRNFRGRGVARALVTVPWAAPGIAVALIATWMLNAQYGIVNRFLDAVGLGVPGGAILDSPRYALPAVLATTIWQLFPFTSVVLLSALQSVPQELNEAASVDGAGRWATFRAVTWQVIKPTVGLLALLMTIWSLRRFELIWLMTKGGPVGATETLVIDLYSQAFDSKELGSAAAIGMVGVVISLIVIIGSRLVARAVEKGDVR, encoded by the coding sequence ATGACCGTGCTCGAGCAGACCGGGGCACCGAAGACATCCCGCCGACCCGGGGCGCGGCGTGGCCCCAGCCCACTGGGCAGCAAGTGGACGCCGTACCTGTTCCTGGCGCCCGCCGCGCTGTTCATATTCGTCTTCCAGGCGGTACCACTCGTCCAGGAGGTGTACCTCAGCTTCACCAGGACGAGGCTGCTCAACCCCACCCGCAGCGAGTGGGTCGGCCTGGAGAACTTCAACCGGATCTTCGGTGACCCCGACTTCCACCGAACCCTGCTGATCACCTTCGTCTACGTCATCGCCTGCGTGGTCGGCGCCATCGGCGCCGGGCTCGGCGTGGCGCTCCTGCTCAACAGGAACTTCCGGGGCCGTGGTGTGGCGCGGGCCCTGGTGACCGTCCCCTGGGCCGCACCGGGCATCGCCGTCGCCCTCATCGCCACCTGGATGCTGAACGCGCAGTACGGGATCGTGAACCGCTTCCTCGACGCGGTGGGCCTCGGCGTGCCGGGCGGGGCCATTCTGGACAGCCCCCGCTACGCGCTCCCGGCGGTGCTCGCGACGACCATCTGGCAGCTGTTCCCCTTCACCTCGGTGGTGCTGCTCTCCGCACTGCAGTCCGTACCCCAGGAACTCAACGAGGCCGCCAGCGTGGACGGCGCCGGACGTTGGGCGACCTTCCGTGCCGTCACCTGGCAGGTCATCAAGCCGACCGTGGGGCTGCTGGCCCTGCTGATGACGATCTGGTCGCTGCGCCGCTTCGAACTCATCTGGCTGATGACCAAGGGTGGCCCGGTCGGCGCGACCGAGACGCTCGTCATCGACCTCTACTCGCAGGCGTTCGACTCCAAGGAACTCGGGTCGGCGGCGGCCATCGGAATGGTCGGCGTCGTCATCTCGCTCATCGTCATCATCGGCAGCCGACTGGTCGCGCGTGCTGTGGAGAAGGGGGACGTCCGATGA
- a CDS encoding carbohydrate ABC transporter permease: MRRFRFGVTARIVAVLVVLGIAVFPLYWMFVTALSSNGDLFADRPRLTPDLGQFGVFVDALAEGKAAGWLLNSLVIALGTMVLSVGLGIPLGYALSRFSFWGKAALTVVLLFTQMLPEALMVVPLFALFRRFDLLDSLTGLVLVNSAFVLPIVALILKGAIDGIPKELEEAARADGARPFTTLTRINVPLIAPSIAATAVIAFFHAWNEYVFAVTFIFNPDLQPASVGIANFIGELGTPIQTVMAVAFLFTLPAVAFYLLVQKYVVSGMTAGAVKG, encoded by the coding sequence ATGAGGCGCTTCCGGTTCGGGGTCACCGCGCGGATCGTGGCCGTACTCGTCGTGCTGGGCATCGCGGTGTTCCCGCTGTACTGGATGTTCGTCACGGCGCTGTCCAGCAACGGGGACCTCTTCGCCGACCGGCCCCGGCTCACGCCGGACCTCGGCCAATTCGGGGTGTTCGTCGACGCGCTGGCCGAGGGCAAGGCGGCCGGGTGGCTGCTGAACAGCCTGGTGATCGCCCTGGGCACGATGGTCCTCTCCGTCGGTCTGGGGATCCCGCTCGGGTACGCGCTGTCCCGGTTCTCGTTCTGGGGCAAGGCCGCGCTGACCGTCGTGCTGCTGTTCACCCAGATGCTCCCCGAGGCGCTCATGGTCGTGCCGTTGTTCGCGCTGTTCCGCCGCTTCGACCTGCTCGACTCGCTGACCGGCCTCGTCCTGGTGAACTCCGCCTTCGTCCTGCCGATCGTCGCGCTGATCCTCAAGGGCGCGATCGACGGCATCCCGAAGGAGTTGGAGGAGGCGGCCCGCGCCGACGGCGCGCGGCCCTTCACCACCCTGACCCGCATCAACGTGCCGTTGATCGCGCCGTCGATCGCGGCGACCGCGGTCATCGCCTTCTTCCACGCCTGGAACGAGTACGTCTTCGCGGTGACGTTCATCTTCAACCCGGACCTGCAACCGGCGTCCGTCGGTATCGCGAACTTCATCGGTGAACTGGGTACCCCGATCCAGACGGTGATGGCCGTAGCCTTCCTGTTCACGTTGCCGGCCGTCGCGTTCTACCTCCTGGTCCAGAAGTACGTGGTTTCCGGCATGACCGCCGGTGCGGTGAAGGGTTGA
- a CDS encoding mandelate racemase/muconate lactonizing enzyme family protein, which translates to MKIVSVDTVVVDFYRTNLVIVRVHTDEGIVGLGEATLEGKERAVQGAIAELAEAVVGLDPTSISKNLYELARNWYWRGGPVVMTALSSFEMALWDISARDLGVPVSRLLGGATRDRVRAYANGWFSGAVTPEDYAAAARRTVESGFRGLKWDPFENYDLTISTRQLDRVLAQIDAVRAAVGRDVELFVEGHGRFDVRHAVMVAKEIAQFDPVWFEEPCPPDNLDALVDIRRSSPVPIAAGERWYGRQGFAPALARQAVDFVQPDVTHAGGIAELAFISTLAATSYVGFAPHNPSGPLSTAATLQLGATLPNFRYLEIMATDVPWRPEITNERLVLTADGDVLIPTGVGLGIELDLAAIEQHPFTPHPLRMFEDAVYDIRPRDERSFFNLESGS; encoded by the coding sequence ATGAAAATCGTCTCCGTCGACACGGTGGTCGTCGACTTCTACCGCACGAACCTCGTCATCGTGCGGGTGCACACCGACGAGGGGATCGTCGGGCTCGGTGAGGCCACCCTGGAAGGCAAGGAACGGGCCGTCCAGGGCGCGATCGCCGAGCTGGCCGAAGCGGTCGTGGGCCTGGACCCCACCAGCATCTCGAAGAACCTCTACGAGCTGGCCCGGAACTGGTACTGGCGCGGCGGACCGGTCGTCATGACCGCGCTGAGTTCGTTCGAGATGGCCCTGTGGGACATCTCGGCGCGCGACCTCGGCGTTCCGGTCTCCCGACTCCTCGGCGGCGCGACCAGGGACCGGGTGCGGGCGTACGCGAACGGCTGGTTCTCCGGGGCCGTCACGCCGGAGGACTACGCGGCGGCGGCGCGTCGGACCGTGGAGTCCGGTTTCCGCGGCCTCAAGTGGGACCCGTTCGAGAACTACGACCTCACCATCAGCACCCGGCAACTGGACCGGGTGCTCGCCCAGATCGACGCGGTACGTGCCGCGGTGGGCCGTGACGTCGAGCTGTTCGTGGAGGGGCACGGGCGCTTCGACGTCCGGCACGCCGTCATGGTGGCGAAGGAGATCGCCCAGTTCGACCCGGTGTGGTTCGAGGAGCCCTGCCCGCCGGACAACCTCGACGCCCTGGTCGACATCCGCCGGTCGTCGCCCGTGCCGATCGCGGCGGGGGAGCGGTGGTACGGCCGGCAGGGTTTCGCTCCGGCGCTGGCCCGCCAGGCTGTCGACTTCGTCCAGCCGGACGTGACGCACGCCGGCGGGATCGCCGAGCTGGCCTTCATCTCGACGCTCGCCGCGACCAGCTACGTCGGGTTCGCACCGCACAACCCCAGCGGCCCGCTCAGCACGGCCGCGACGTTGCAACTCGGGGCGACCCTGCCCAACTTCCGGTACCTGGAGATCATGGCGACGGACGTCCCCTGGCGTCCCGAGATCACCAACGAGCGGCTGGTGCTGACCGCCGACGGCGACGTGCTGATCCCGACCGGGGTCGGGCTGGGCATCGAGCTGGACCTCGCCGCGATCGAGCAGCATCCGTTCACACCGCATCCGCTGCGCATGTTCGAGGACGCCGTCTACGACATCCGTCCTCGGGACGAGCGGTCCTTCTTCAACCTGGAGAGCGGCTCATGA
- a CDS encoding fumarylacetoacetate hydrolase family protein: MTVPRPRGAAPGAGWSGTAAEALPDAGDSVLIGRVWDPSVDGPTPVTVRDGMVIDLSRRFPTVRDICELSDPAAVVAGLDGPTVGDFGEILANTEAATRDRSRPWLLAPVDLQVLKAAGVTFPISMIERVIEERARGDLALAADIRHRMLADVGVDLHSLAPGSAEADRLKSLLVAEGMWSQYLEVGIGPDAEIFTKGQVLSAVGTAVPVGVLAASTWNNPEPEVTLIVASTGRIVGATLGNDVNLRDVEGRSALLLPLAKDNNASCALGPLIRLFDERFGMAQVRELAVSLQVSGVDGFLLEAVSEMTRMSRDPEELVRQLIGPHHHYPDGAALMLGTMFAPIQDRDRPGEGFTHKVDDVVRISCPALGTLVNRVWHAEECEPWHFGVRDLMGNLVRRGLL; the protein is encoded by the coding sequence ATGACGGTGCCACGGCCCCGGGGAGCGGCTCCGGGCGCGGGGTGGTCCGGCACCGCCGCCGAGGCGCTGCCGGACGCCGGCGACAGTGTCCTCATCGGCCGCGTCTGGGATCCGTCGGTCGACGGCCCGACACCGGTGACCGTCCGCGACGGCATGGTCATCGACCTCAGCCGTCGGTTCCCGACCGTCCGGGACATCTGCGAACTGTCCGACCCCGCCGCGGTGGTCGCCGGGCTCGACGGGCCGACGGTCGGCGACTTCGGGGAGATCCTGGCCAACACCGAGGCCGCGACCCGGGACCGTTCCCGGCCCTGGTTGCTCGCCCCGGTCGACCTCCAGGTGCTCAAGGCCGCCGGGGTGACCTTCCCCATCTCGATGATCGAACGCGTCATCGAGGAACGGGCGCGTGGAGACCTCGCGCTCGCGGCGGACATCCGCCACCGGATGCTCGCCGACGTCGGCGTCGACCTGCACAGCCTGGCTCCGGGCTCGGCGGAGGCCGACCGGCTCAAGAGTCTGTTGGTAGCCGAGGGCATGTGGAGTCAGTACCTGGAGGTGGGGATCGGGCCGGACGCCGAGATCTTCACCAAGGGCCAGGTCCTCTCCGCCGTCGGCACCGCCGTTCCGGTCGGGGTGCTCGCCGCGTCGACCTGGAACAACCCGGAACCCGAGGTCACCCTCATCGTCGCGTCCACCGGGCGGATCGTCGGCGCCACCCTCGGCAACGACGTGAACCTGCGGGACGTCGAGGGTCGTTCGGCGTTGCTGCTTCCACTGGCGAAGGACAACAACGCCTCCTGCGCCCTCGGGCCCCTGATCCGGCTCTTCGACGAGCGGTTCGGGATGGCCCAGGTACGCGAACTCGCTGTCAGCCTGCAGGTCAGCGGTGTGGACGGCTTCCTGCTGGAGGCGGTCTCGGAGATGACGCGGATGTCGCGTGACCCGGAGGAGTTGGTCCGGCAGTTGATCGGCCCGCACCACCACTATCCGGACGGTGCCGCCCTGATGCTCGGCACCATGTTCGCGCCGATCCAAGACCGGGACCGCCCCGGTGAGGGCTTCACCCACAAGGTGGACGACGTGGTGCGGATCAGCTGCCCGGCGCTCGGCACCCTGGTCAACCGGGTGTGGCACGCGGAGGAGTGCGAGCCCTGGCACTTCGGCGTCCGCGATCTGATGGGCAATCTGGTGAGGAGAGGACTGCTGTGA